A stretch of Miscanthus floridulus cultivar M001 chromosome 13, ASM1932011v1, whole genome shotgun sequence DNA encodes these proteins:
- the LOC136500488 gene encoding sorbitol dehydrogenase-like — protein MGKGAQGSDAAAAAAAGAGEVEENMAAWLVAKNTLKIMPFKLPPLGPHDVRVRMKAVGICGSDVHYLREMRIAHFVVKEPMVIGHECAGVIKEVGAGVTHLSVGDRVALEPGVSCWRCRHCKGGRYNLCSDMKFFATPPVHGSLANQVVHPGDLCFKLPDGVTLEEGAMCEPLSVGVHACRRAGVGPETGVLVVGAGPIGLVTLLAARAFGAPRVVIVDVDDHRLSVATALGAAATVKVSTRDEDLDAEVLRIQAAMGSDIDVSLDCAGFSKTMSTALEATRAGGKVCLVGMGHNEMTLPMTSAAAREVDVVGVFRYKDTWPLCIDFLRSGKVDVKPLITHRFGFSQRDVEEAFEVSARGRDAIKVMFNL, from the exons ATGGGGAAGGGAGCGCAAGGgagcgacgcggcggcggcggcggcggctggggccGGGGAGGTGGAGGAGAACATGGCGGCGTGGCTGGTGGCCAAGAACACCCTCAAGATCATGCCCTTCAAGCTCCCACCCCTTG GACCTCATGATGTCCGCGTGCGCATGAAGGCAGTGGGGATTTGCGGCAGCGATGTGCACTACCTCAGG GAGATGCGCATCGCGCACTTCGTGGTGAAGGAGCCGATGGTGATCGGTCACGAGTGCGCGGGCGTGATCAAGGAGGTGGGCGCCGGCGTGACGCACCTATCCGTGGGTGACCGCGTGGCGCTGGAGCCGGGGGTCAGCTGCTGGCGCTGCCGCCACTGCAAGGGCGGGCGGTACAACCTCTGCTCCGACATGAAGTTCTTCGCCACCCCACCCGTGCACGGCTCGCTGGCGAACCAGGTGGTGCACCCTGGCGACCTGTGCTTCAAGCTCCCCGACGGCGTGACCCTGGAGGAGGGCGCGATGTGCGAGCCGCTGAGCGTGGGCGTGCACGCGTGCCGCCGCGCCGGGGTGGGGCCCGAGACGGGCGTCCTCGTCGTGGGCGCCGGCCCCATCGGGCTGGTGACGCTCCTGGCGGCgcgtgccttcggcgcgccgCGCGTGGTGATCGTGGACGTGGACGACCACCGCCTGTCCGTGGCCACGGCCCTGGGCGCGGCCGCGACGGTCAAGGTGTCGACCCGGGACGAGGACCTGGACGCGGAGGTGTTGCGCATCCAGGCGGCCATGGGGTCGGACATCGACGTGAGCCTGGACTGCGCCGGGTTCAGCAAGACCATGTCGACGGCGCTGGAGGCGACGCGGGCCGGCGGGAAGGTGTGCCTGGTCGGGATGGGCCACAACGAGATGACGCTGCCGATGACGTCGGCGGCGGCCCGGGAGGTGGACGTGGTGGGCGTGTTCAGGTACAAGGACACCTGGCCGCTGTGCATCGACTTCCTGCGCAGCGGGAAAGTGGACGTGAAGCCGCTCATCACCCACCGCTTCGGCTTCTCGCAGCGGGACGTCGAGGAGGCCTTTGAGGTCAGCGCCCGCGGACGCGACGCCATCAAGGTCATGTTCAACCTCTAG